One Prolixibacteraceae bacterium DNA segment encodes these proteins:
- the tgt gene encoding tRNA guanosine(34) transglycosylase Tgt: protein MKFELIQKGKGTKARAGKITTDHGEIETPIFMPVGTIGSVKGLHLKDLSDDVQAQIILGNTYHLYLRPGLDTLEKAGGLHKFNGWNGPILTDSGGFQVFSLGDIRKITEEGAEFRSHIDGSRHLFTPENVMDTQRTIGADIIMAFDECTPGDADYGYAKKSLSLTQRWLERCVKRFDETKPKYGYNQTLFPIVQGCVYKDLRIKAAEHVASLDREGYAIGGLSVGESEEDMYAMVEVVNEVLPEEKPRYLMGVGTPVNILENIDRGVDMFDCVMPTRNGRNGMLFTWNGIMNMRNQKWANDFTPLDPAGTSYVDQTYTKAYVRHLYKSKEMLGAQIGSIHNLTFYLSLVREARKQILDGTFPEWKARMVKQLSRRL, encoded by the coding sequence GTGAAATTCGAACTTATACAAAAAGGGAAAGGCACCAAGGCAAGAGCTGGGAAGATCACTACAGATCATGGAGAAATTGAGACTCCTATATTCATGCCTGTTGGAACAATTGGTTCAGTCAAAGGACTTCATCTAAAGGACTTATCAGATGATGTTCAAGCTCAAATTATATTAGGAAACACATACCACCTTTATCTACGTCCAGGATTGGATACTCTAGAAAAAGCAGGTGGATTACATAAATTTAATGGATGGAACGGTCCGATACTTACAGACAGTGGTGGATTTCAAGTATTCTCACTAGGAGATATAAGAAAGATCACTGAAGAAGGTGCTGAATTCCGTTCACATATTGATGGTTCAAGGCATCTATTCACTCCAGAGAATGTGATGGATACACAACGAACTATTGGTGCAGATATCATTATGGCATTTGATGAGTGTACTCCTGGTGATGCAGATTATGGGTATGCAAAAAAATCATTGTCACTAACTCAAAGATGGTTGGAGCGTTGTGTAAAGAGATTTGACGAAACAAAGCCTAAATATGGATATAATCAAACATTATTTCCAATTGTACAGGGATGTGTCTATAAAGATCTTCGTATTAAAGCGGCAGAACATGTAGCAAGCCTTGATAGAGAAGGGTACGCTATTGGGGGTCTGTCTGTTGGAGAGAGCGAAGAAGATATGTATGCAATGGTCGAAGTGGTTAATGAAGTATTACCAGAAGAGAAACCTCGTTATCTTATGGGAGTAGGTACTCCTGTAAATATTCTTGAGAATATTGATCGTGGGGTAGACATGTTCGATTGTGTTATGCCTACAAGAAATGGACGAAATGGAATGTTATTCACATGGAACGGCATAATGAATATGCGTAACCAAAAATGGGCGAACGATTTTACTCCATTAGATCCTGCAGGAACATCATACGTAGATCAAACTTATACAAAAGCATATGTAAGGCACCTATACAAGTCGAAAGAGATGCTAGGTGCTCAAATTGGTAGTATTCATAATTTGACCTTCTATTTATCACTAGTACGAGAAGCAAGAAAACAGATCTTAGATGGAACATTCCCTGAATGGAAAGCTCGTATGGTAAAACAATTGAGTAGAAGATTATAA
- a CDS encoding TolC family protein, translating to MKSYRLLILLFIVPISLMSQNRLSVEEAVRIGLENNYNIQINKVDVDKAVLLNSWGQAGRFPQLSFIGKATNRDLFTPKVSHENNVSAGVNLSWVLFDGFRVNITKSKLADLQNLSEGNAMVVIENTVQSIILAYYQLLLNQSEREVLKTIELLSYDRMKYVESQREVGTAVKFDFLQAKNNYLEDKAKYLRMQMTSKTLQRNLAFLIGDSVQVNYDLTASLDAPTQTYFLPDLERKMRRSNRNLMVQYLSLAVVEDDYKLSKSGDYPSIALNSNYNLGYGWADASGQWNGASVSNLYVEMGVRYNLFNGGIQKRAKKIAKYNVKVQELRVESIWIGLKNQLLNQHAKYLLEKELLFVAEEAEESALLNLKLAKERYDVGAINSFNYRDVQIVYQNAALAKLRSKYRMIESNLGLVKLTGGLLSEWDK from the coding sequence ATGAAATCATATCGATTATTAATATTATTATTTATTGTGCCGATCTCTCTTATGTCTCAGAATAGGCTATCTGTAGAAGAAGCTGTTCGTATTGGTCTTGAGAATAATTATAATATTCAAATAAATAAAGTAGACGTGGATAAGGCTGTATTATTGAATAGTTGGGGTCAAGCAGGGCGTTTCCCTCAATTATCTTTCATTGGCAAAGCAACGAATAGAGATCTTTTCACTCCTAAGGTAAGTCATGAAAACAACGTCTCTGCTGGGGTCAACCTGAGTTGGGTTCTATTTGATGGCTTTCGTGTTAATATAACAAAATCGAAATTGGCTGACTTGCAAAACCTTTCTGAAGGAAATGCAATGGTCGTTATTGAGAATACGGTGCAGAGTATTATTCTTGCCTACTACCAGCTACTATTGAATCAATCTGAGAGAGAAGTGCTTAAAACAATAGAACTACTATCGTATGATCGAATGAAATATGTAGAGTCCCAAAGAGAGGTGGGAACTGCTGTGAAGTTTGACTTTCTCCAGGCTAAGAATAATTACTTAGAGGATAAAGCGAAATATCTTCGGATGCAGATGACAAGTAAGACACTACAACGTAATTTAGCATTTTTGATTGGGGACTCTGTTCAAGTGAATTATGATTTAACCGCTAGTTTGGATGCTCCCACACAGACCTATTTTCTTCCTGATTTGGAAAGAAAGATGCGAAGATCGAATAGGAATTTAATGGTTCAGTATCTCTCACTGGCAGTGGTTGAGGATGACTATAAACTGAGTAAATCAGGAGATTATCCGTCGATTGCTTTAAACTCGAACTACAATTTAGGATATGGTTGGGCTGATGCAAGTGGTCAATGGAATGGTGCTTCGGTGAGCAATCTTTATGTGGAGATGGGAGTACGTTACAACCTTTTTAACGGGGGAATACAGAAGAGAGCCAAAAAGATAGCGAAATATAATGTCAAAGTACAAGAGCTTAGAGTGGAATCGATATGGATTGGTCTAAAGAATCAACTTCTGAATCAACATGCGAAATATTTACTTGAAAAAGAGCTGTTATTTGTTGCGGAAGAAGCAGAGGAGAGTGCTCTGTTAAACTTAAAACTTGCAAAAGAGCGATATGATGTTGGGGCTATTAACTCTTTTAATTATCGTGATGTTCAAATTGTATATCAAAATGCTGCTTTAGCAAAATTGAGATCTAAATATAGGATGATAGAGTCTAATCTGGGCTTGGTTAAACTAACTGGAGGTTTGCTAAGTGAATGGGATAAATAA
- a CDS encoding efflux RND transporter permease subunit yields MRKIVAQFVKYPFYANLIILFLLIAGIVSFKSMKKSFFPEVTGRMIYVSVFYPGASPIEMEEGVTSRIEEAIRGLVGVKQITSTSSENSCRVNIETTGTHDIDEMLMDVKNAVDGISSLPSAAERPIVYKQRSSTMALYISFVGDVDLKDLKKYAQEVQEDFYASSIVSQISLIGYPDLEISVEIKENDLMRYNLTFDQITSAIRQNNRDISGGQILSDEEEVLIRFRSRSASPNQIQKIVLRTDDNGAKITIGDVAIVKKKFADVPLKLTKHGKALVSMNVSKLNSEDLEEITDYVNNYIEEFNKTHHGVTMQNEFSFMEVLQSRLDLLVTNGLTGLILVLIALALFLNLRLSFWVAWGIPSSFLAMFIVANLMGLTINMISLFGMILVIGILVDDGIVIGENIYQHIERGKKPIIAAVDGTMEVVPSVLTSVITTIVAFMPLLFLKNQMETMREMAYVVILCLFFSLFEAFFVLPAHLGGSKALDRHSKNSHKSGVRKTMDTFIKWLRDRVYDRYLTFALKWRYVILFVPVCLIIITSAMFQSRWIKTTFFPAMEFDSFQIDFAFTPGSGEKQTEAYLKRFDQAVWEVNDSLMNVYGDVFDEIEPTWISRLTGSKFDTTRSFIKQTFVILGTSFNGLENGSHAGSINCFPRNLEGLPISSNELTNLVKKKIGPVPELSKFTIAGQTMFGKPVSLSLLCRDTEMLDEAKTFLLDRLYENSKLKNINDNNTLGKQEILLNLKDKAYALGLNETFIASQVRQGFYGDQAQRLQDGRDELRVWVRYPLSDRERVGQLEQMHVKTPKGQYPLSELVDYSVKRGPVSIKRFDGYREVKIEADVKDQDASVTDIIREIEKTDLQELRRRFPSVKIESQGQQKESNEAMQTVGFYYSIAFLIIVMILMIHFKSFQQPLLILLMIPLAVIGAFWGHGLAGKPVSILSVWGIIALSGVIINDAVVFLSTYNSNILEGDIPELAIHKAAKSRLRAILLTTITTSIGLYPLILEKSFQAQFLIPMAVSLAYGVAFGTLFILLFFPSLVLILNDVRRWFTGVRRTLNHYFRTGEWNWQSVKASEVEIVNINLKKHRMYESTQSVNTLVGDLDIPDEK; encoded by the coding sequence ATGAGAAAAATTGTCGCTCAATTTGTAAAATATCCATTTTATGCCAATCTAATTATCCTTTTTCTTCTAATTGCGGGGATTGTTAGTTTTAAGTCGATGAAGAAGTCTTTCTTCCCTGAGGTAACAGGCCGGATGATTTATGTTTCTGTATTTTATCCTGGAGCTTCTCCTATAGAGATGGAAGAAGGGGTCACTTCGCGTATTGAAGAAGCTATTCGAGGTTTGGTAGGAGTCAAGCAGATTACATCCACTTCATCTGAAAATAGCTGTCGTGTGAATATCGAGACTACTGGAACACACGATATCGATGAGATGTTGATGGACGTAAAAAATGCGGTTGATGGAATTTCTTCATTGCCATCTGCTGCGGAGCGTCCTATTGTATATAAACAACGTAGTTCTACTATGGCTCTTTATATCTCTTTTGTTGGAGATGTCGATTTAAAGGATCTTAAGAAATATGCACAGGAGGTGCAGGAGGATTTTTATGCTTCTAGTATCGTAAGCCAGATATCTTTGATAGGATATCCCGACTTGGAGATCTCTGTAGAGATTAAAGAGAACGATTTAATGAGGTATAATTTGACCTTTGATCAGATTACTAGTGCAATACGTCAGAATAATAGGGATATTTCTGGAGGTCAAATATTGTCTGATGAAGAAGAGGTGCTTATACGATTTCGTTCAAGATCTGCTTCCCCAAATCAGATTCAGAAGATCGTATTAAGAACAGATGATAATGGAGCTAAAATAACTATTGGTGATGTAGCAATCGTAAAGAAGAAGTTTGCAGATGTTCCTTTAAAACTCACAAAGCATGGAAAAGCTTTGGTTAGTATGAATGTTTCAAAATTAAATAGTGAGGACCTTGAAGAGATTACCGATTACGTAAATAATTACATCGAAGAGTTTAATAAGACTCATCATGGAGTAACAATGCAAAATGAGTTTTCGTTCATGGAAGTGCTTCAGAGTCGTCTTGATCTTCTTGTGACTAATGGGCTAACGGGTCTTATATTAGTACTTATTGCCCTCGCTCTCTTCTTGAATCTACGTCTCTCATTTTGGGTGGCTTGGGGAATACCCTCTTCTTTCTTAGCAATGTTTATTGTTGCTAATTTAATGGGGTTGACCATCAATATGATTTCACTCTTTGGTATGATTCTCGTAATTGGAATTTTGGTGGATGATGGTATTGTTATTGGAGAAAATATCTATCAGCATATTGAACGAGGAAAGAAACCTATCATTGCCGCAGTGGATGGTACCATGGAGGTGGTCCCTTCTGTTTTAACCTCAGTGATTACAACGATTGTTGCTTTTATGCCTTTGTTGTTCCTAAAAAATCAAATGGAGACAATGCGTGAGATGGCATATGTGGTGATACTATGTCTTTTCTTTTCTCTATTCGAAGCATTTTTTGTTTTACCCGCCCACTTAGGAGGTTCTAAAGCATTAGATAGACATAGCAAAAATTCTCATAAGAGTGGTGTAAGAAAAACCATGGATACTTTTATTAAGTGGTTGCGAGATAGGGTTTATGATAGGTATCTAACCTTTGCTCTGAAATGGCGGTATGTTATCCTCTTTGTTCCTGTCTGTTTGATCATTATTACCTCTGCGATGTTCCAATCTAGGTGGATAAAAACAACCTTTTTCCCAGCGATGGAATTTGACTCCTTTCAAATCGATTTTGCCTTTACTCCAGGATCTGGGGAAAAACAGACGGAAGCCTATCTGAAGAGATTTGACCAAGCGGTATGGGAGGTAAATGATTCGTTAATGAATGTATATGGAGATGTTTTTGATGAGATTGAGCCCACGTGGATAAGTCGTTTGACAGGGAGTAAGTTTGATACAACACGCTCTTTTATTAAACAGACGTTTGTGATTTTAGGTACCTCCTTTAATGGTTTAGAGAATGGTTCCCATGCTGGTTCTATTAACTGTTTTCCTCGAAATCTTGAAGGATTGCCTATCTCATCCAATGAGTTGACTAATTTGGTTAAAAAGAAAATAGGTCCTGTGCCTGAGTTGAGTAAATTTACTATTGCAGGACAAACGATGTTTGGAAAACCTGTCTCTTTGAGTTTGTTATGTAGAGATACCGAGATGTTGGATGAGGCAAAGACTTTTCTTTTAGATAGACTCTATGAAAACAGTAAGCTTAAGAATATTAATGATAATAACACTTTAGGCAAACAAGAGATTCTTCTTAATTTAAAGGATAAAGCTTATGCTCTTGGTTTGAATGAAACTTTTATTGCATCTCAAGTTCGACAGGGTTTTTATGGAGATCAAGCCCAACGACTACAGGATGGGAGAGATGAATTAAGAGTATGGGTACGATATCCATTGTCGGATAGGGAACGTGTAGGACAGTTAGAACAGATGCATGTAAAAACTCCGAAAGGACAATATCCCCTTTCAGAATTAGTGGACTACTCTGTGAAGAGAGGTCCTGTTTCTATTAAAAGATTTGATGGATATAGAGAGGTGAAGATAGAGGCAGATGTAAAAGATCAAGATGCTTCTGTTACCGATATTATTAGAGAGATTGAAAAAACAGATCTTCAAGAGTTAAGAAGAAGGTTCCCTTCTGTGAAAATTGAGAGCCAAGGACAACAGAAAGAGAGTAACGAAGCAATGCAGACAGTCGGTTTTTATTACTCTATTGCCTTTCTTATCATTGTAATGATTTTGATGATACACTTCAAATCATTTCAACAGCCTCTTCTTATTCTTTTGATGATTCCCTTGGCTGTTATTGGTGCATTCTGGGGACATGGTCTTGCTGGTAAGCCTGTGTCTATCCTTTCTGTATGGGGGATAATTGCTCTCTCTGGTGTTATTATTAATGATGCTGTGGTGTTCCTGTCTACCTATAATTCCAATATACTAGAAGGAGATATACCAGAATTGGCTATACATAAAGCTGCCAAATCAAGATTACGTGCTATATTGTTAACTACCATTACTACGAGTATAGGTCTGTATCCATTAATTCTTGAAAAGAGTTTTCAGGCACAGTTTTTAATCCCTATGGCGGTGTCTCTTGCATATGGTGTTGCTTTTGGAACATTGTTTATTCTTCTCTTTTTTCCTTCTTTAGTTTTGATATTGAATGATGTAAGAAGATGGTTTACTGGGGTAAGACGTACATTAAATCACTATTTCAGGACAGGAGAGTGGAATTGGCAATCTGTTAAGGCAAGTGAGGTGGAAATTGTGAATATCAATTTGAAGAAACATAGGATGTATGAGTCCACACAAAGTGTGAATACGCTAGTGGGAGATCTCGATATTCCTGATGAAAAGTAG
- a CDS encoding HAMP domain-containing histidine kinase, with protein sequence MKKVYINILIGLMTISLIGITGIQLYWIKNALDVKNEIFERSVNDAVYQTARRLEDYQKMELVDHVLFSDSLNLDRLLLQGGQIVQKMVSPSIVPNGYLTVKIQANAYMNQQSMGGSHIKIPMDQEIKNLRDSQHHNNAPKMGPEIQKTRKRSININAINGSLESKTKELETILLKFAKEINAWEQGHKLDPNTVNKILSEELRNKGIKTDYAFCLTSQRKKIYSSSKKYSPKDAIYASLFPSAILRMGYKLGVSFPYRKNYIISSVLGMVGLSTLFSLIIIVTFGMSLYLILKQKKTSEMQNDFINNMTHEFKTPIATIGVAADTIMNNQIIEKPEQISFFANMIKKENKRMNAHVEKILRIARLQRKELELNFTEFDSNELVDRCIQSFKIQVEQRGGKITFLPNAKNPIIQTDPNHFISVINNLLDNANKYSPDTPEIVVETYNKDAGVVFKVKDNGMGMVRSVQNKVFERFYRQTSGNIHNVKGFGLGLNYVKAIVDAHKGKVIVKSEPGIGSIFEVYIPHYTNNN encoded by the coding sequence ATGAAAAAAGTTTACATTAATATTTTGATTGGTCTTATGACCATCTCTTTAATAGGGATTACTGGTATTCAGCTTTATTGGATTAAAAATGCATTAGATGTAAAGAATGAAATATTCGAAAGAAGTGTCAACGATGCAGTATACCAAACAGCAAGAAGACTTGAAGATTATCAAAAAATGGAACTTGTAGATCATGTTCTTTTCTCTGATTCGTTAAACTTAGACAGATTACTATTACAAGGAGGACAGATCGTTCAAAAAATGGTATCACCTTCTATTGTTCCTAATGGGTATTTAACAGTAAAAATACAGGCCAATGCCTATATGAACCAACAATCTATGGGTGGTTCACATATAAAAATCCCCATGGATCAGGAAATTAAAAACCTGAGAGACTCTCAGCATCATAATAATGCACCAAAAATGGGGCCTGAGATTCAAAAAACAAGAAAACGTAGTATCAATATAAATGCCATAAATGGAAGCTTAGAGAGTAAAACAAAAGAACTTGAAACAATTTTGCTCAAGTTTGCAAAAGAAATAAATGCTTGGGAACAAGGACACAAATTAGATCCTAATACCGTCAATAAGATACTTAGTGAAGAGTTACGCAATAAAGGGATAAAAACAGACTATGCTTTTTGTTTAACGTCACAACGTAAAAAGATTTACTCTTCTTCAAAAAAATATAGTCCCAAAGATGCTATTTATGCATCGCTATTCCCTTCAGCTATCCTACGTATGGGGTACAAGTTAGGGGTTAGTTTCCCATATCGCAAAAACTACATTATCAGCTCTGTACTAGGAATGGTTGGCCTTTCAACTCTCTTTTCTCTAATCATTATTGTAACATTCGGAATGAGTCTGTACTTAATATTGAAGCAAAAGAAGACTTCAGAGATGCAGAATGATTTCATTAATAACATGACTCATGAGTTCAAAACTCCTATTGCAACAATCGGGGTAGCGGCAGATACAATTATGAATAACCAAATAATTGAAAAACCTGAGCAGATCTCCTTTTTTGCCAACATGATCAAGAAGGAGAATAAAAGGATGAATGCTCATGTTGAAAAGATTCTTCGTATTGCACGACTTCAAAGAAAAGAACTTGAGTTAAATTTCACCGAATTTGACAGTAACGAACTTGTAGATCGATGTATCCAGAGCTTTAAGATACAAGTAGAACAACGAGGAGGAAAAATCACATTTCTTCCCAATGCTAAGAACCCGATCATCCAAACAGATCCGAACCACTTTATTAGTGTTATCAACAACTTACTTGACAATGCTAATAAATACTCCCCAGACACACCTGAAATAGTCGTAGAAACATACAACAAAGATGCTGGAGTAGTGTTTAAAGTTAAAGATAATGGAATGGGGATGGTTAGATCCGTGCAAAATAAAGTCTTTGAAAGATTCTATCGACAGACCTCTGGAAATATTCACAATGTCAAAGGTTTTGGACTAGGACTAAACTATGTAAAAGCCATTGTCGACGCCCATAAAGGAAAGGTTATCGTAAAAAGCGAGCCTGGAATAGGAAGTATTTTTGAAGTATATATTCCACATTATACAAACAATAATTAG
- a CDS encoding response regulator transcription factor gives MSDKSRIFFLEDDLSFGTVLKSYLEINNYDVTWINDGAKAIEEFKKNHYDLCILDVMLPNIDGFSVGKEIRMINKDVPLIYLTAKAMKEDILQGYHVGADDYITKPFDTEVLICKVQAILSRKGAKTEDSKEDYKIGTIEFSTITRVLKSGEFSKQLSPKEASLLELLCKHKNKLLTREVALKQIWGEDDYFTARSMDVFITKLRKYLKVDPNIEIKNIHGSGFIMTDGGSLNSY, from the coding sequence ATGTCAGATAAATCTCGCATATTCTTTTTAGAGGATGATTTAAGTTTTGGAACCGTTCTAAAATCATATTTAGAAATAAACAATTATGATGTCACATGGATTAATGATGGTGCAAAAGCAATAGAAGAGTTCAAAAAGAATCACTACGATCTTTGCATTCTTGATGTAATGCTACCAAATATTGATGGTTTTTCTGTTGGAAAAGAGATTCGTATGATTAATAAAGATGTCCCATTAATCTACTTGACTGCAAAAGCGATGAAGGAAGATATCCTTCAAGGATATCATGTAGGTGCGGATGACTATATAACAAAGCCTTTTGACACAGAAGTTTTAATTTGTAAAGTTCAAGCTATATTAAGTCGTAAAGGAGCAAAAACTGAAGATTCGAAAGAGGACTATAAGATTGGAACAATCGAATTCTCTACCATCACTAGAGTTCTAAAATCGGGAGAGTTCTCAAAGCAACTTTCTCCAAAAGAGGCTTCGCTTCTAGAACTACTTTGCAAACACAAAAACAAACTTCTAACAAGAGAAGTAGCACTAAAACAGATTTGGGGAGAAGACGACTACTTTACTGCTAGAAGTATGGATGTTTTCATCACCAAACTTCGTAAATATCTGAAGGTAGATCCAAATATTGAAATCAAAAACATTCATGGTAGTGGATTTATCATGACTGATGGAGGATCATTAAACTCCTACTAA
- a CDS encoding LptF/LptG family permease, whose product MQKIDFYIIRKFLGTFFLSITLILSISIVFDVSEHMNDFIENDAPLKAIIFDFYLNWIPYFANLFIGLFTFISVIFFTSKMASNSEIIGILAGGVTYKRLMRPYLVSALLIACMSWILGNFIIPHSNIKMLDFKNTYIKGKFYNTETNIHKQVSPGVYMYMSRYNVNTDTGHRFSLEKIEDNRIVSKLISQYIRWDKKKDKWTIHDYYIRDFDKNGHETLTFGRKIDTTLTILPKEFKTRVNEAEKMNLFELNDYIKSQRLRGVSNMEEYEIMKHERTSGPFSTFILAIIGVSLASRKTRGGIGLNIALGLLLSFSYIMFMQVTKVFAISGGTDPFIAVWIPNIVYSIIALVLYRWASK is encoded by the coding sequence TTGCAAAAAATTGACTTTTATATCATAAGAAAGTTCTTAGGAACTTTCTTCTTGTCCATTACTCTAATTCTTAGTATATCAATTGTATTTGATGTAAGTGAGCACATGAATGATTTTATCGAGAATGATGCTCCTTTGAAAGCAATTATCTTCGATTTCTATCTTAACTGGATTCCTTATTTTGCAAACCTTTTCATTGGCCTTTTTACTTTTATCTCTGTAATTTTCTTCACCTCTAAAATGGCCTCCAATTCTGAAATTATTGGTATTCTAGCAGGAGGAGTTACATACAAAAGATTAATGCGCCCTTATCTTGTCTCAGCTTTACTTATTGCATGTATGTCTTGGATATTAGGTAATTTTATCATCCCTCATTCAAATATCAAAATGTTGGACTTCAAAAACACCTATATCAAAGGAAAATTTTATAATACAGAGACAAACATACACAAGCAGGTTAGTCCCGGTGTATATATGTACATGAGTAGGTACAATGTAAATACAGATACAGGACATCGATTTTCATTAGAGAAGATAGAGGATAACAGGATTGTATCTAAGCTTATATCGCAATATATTAGATGGGATAAGAAAAAAGATAAATGGACCATTCATGATTATTACATTAGAGATTTTGATAAGAATGGGCACGAAACACTGACTTTTGGAAGAAAGATTGACACCACGCTGACTATTCTTCCAAAAGAGTTTAAAACAAGGGTTAATGAGGCGGAAAAGATGAACCTCTTTGAACTAAACGACTACATCAAGAGTCAAAGGCTTAGAGGAGTCTCTAATATGGAGGAATATGAGATTATGAAGCATGAAAGAACTTCTGGTCCATTTTCCACCTTTATTTTAGCCATTATTGGGGTATCGTTAGCATCAAGAAAAACAAGAGGTGGTATTGGACTAAACATTGCCTTGGGGCTTCTCTTGAGCTTTTCATACATCATGTTTATGCAAGTAACAAAGGTATTTGCAATCAGTGGAGGTACAGATCCTTTTATTGCTGTATGGATTCCCAATATTGTATATTCCATAATAGCCCTAGTTCTATATCGATGGGCATCGAAATAA
- a CDS encoding T9SS type A sorting domain-containing protein: MIKNLLLFLVAVLSLNSAYAQEEETVLFYPTMTYLKGAHGVNGQTIEGTAPGTDQVWYRIKAVSQDSIAYSRPASTNEYKHIKISAARTSDKTYDVLKTYLVLDEVDLSSAIGNINLDFYTRTFSSDKTGSCEIKLLASTSYVVGDVANLSNNWVDITTDSFKNNLKQYQQKDIYSRNTVSLNVFAGQKVTIAIEYSCPIASGDAPILAPLGVMFGDFRISSSLDDSSYAEFSNTNFDDASFGVTPSAGYGVCSIKEYTFGPDGAQFEKITVNIPATDNEKTFYVQQSSSTHNFGKEGDDRFGEDNRYVRVVGKSLAGNKAFLISPEMDFTDSESVYIEFKNALRYGKYANTSIKLLVIEGYTGYDGDGDPLDQIDASAITDISSRVNWSKDVVTGQHEKPNWVNSGKVNLSDFAGKKIRYAFTVEMLDAANTTNVFLDDIKVFVDGIANSVDGFKKNAWTIYPNPVESQFNIHGSEAVNRVEVYSILGNKVADWTIDSQVGVDASTLDAGLYILKLYGVRGTTSIQKLIKR, translated from the coding sequence ATGATTAAAAATCTACTTTTATTTCTTGTGGCAGTATTGTCACTTAATAGTGCTTATGCTCAGGAGGAAGAGACAGTACTATTTTATCCTACCATGACATATTTAAAAGGGGCACATGGTGTAAATGGTCAAACTATCGAAGGAACAGCCCCAGGTACTGATCAGGTATGGTATAGGATTAAAGCTGTATCTCAAGATTCGATTGCTTATTCAAGACCTGCAAGTACTAATGAATATAAACACATTAAGATTTCAGCAGCAAGGACTTCAGATAAGACTTATGATGTGTTAAAAACATATTTAGTTTTAGATGAGGTCGATTTAAGTTCTGCTATTGGTAATATTAACTTAGATTTCTATACAAGAACATTTTCATCAGACAAGACTGGCTCATGTGAGATAAAATTACTTGCTTCGACTTCTTATGTTGTGGGAGATGTTGCTAATTTGTCCAATAATTGGGTTGATATAACTACTGATAGTTTTAAAAATAATCTTAAGCAATATCAACAAAAAGATATATACAGTAGAAATACGGTGTCATTAAATGTCTTTGCTGGTCAGAAAGTTACTATTGCTATTGAATATTCTTGCCCTATTGCAAGTGGTGATGCTCCTATTCTTGCCCCTCTTGGAGTAATGTTTGGTGATTTTAGAATATCTTCTTCTCTTGATGATAGTTCTTATGCTGAATTTTCAAATACCAATTTTGATGATGCTTCTTTTGGTGTGACTCCTTCTGCTGGATATGGGGTTTGTTCAATCAAAGAATATACATTTGGACCAGATGGAGCTCAATTTGAAAAGATCACTGTAAATATTCCAGCAACGGATAATGAAAAAACATTTTATGTACAACAGTCTTCTTCTACTCATAATTTTGGTAAAGAGGGAGATGATCGATTTGGAGAAGACAATCGTTATGTTCGTGTAGTGGGTAAATCATTAGCTGGAAATAAAGCATTTTTGATCTCTCCTGAGATGGACTTTACTGATTCAGAGAGTGTATATATTGAGTTTAAAAATGCATTACGTTATGGGAAATATGCTAATACTTCAATTAAGTTATTGGTGATTGAAGGATACACTGGTTATGATGGAGATGGTGACCCTCTTGATCAAATCGATGCTTCTGCAATAACAGATATCTCTAGTCGTGTCAATTGGTCTAAAGATGTTGTTACAGGCCAACATGAAAAGCCTAATTGGGTGAACTCTGGAAAAGTGAATTTGTCAGATTTTGCAGGAAAGAAAATCCGTTATGCGTTTACAGTTGAAATGTTAGATGCTGCGAACACGACCAATGTTTTCTTAGACGATATCAAGGTTTTTGTTGATGGTATTGCTAATTCTGTTGATGGATTTAAAAAGAATGCTTGGACTATTTACCCAAATCCTGTAGAGTCTCAATTCAATATTCATGGGTCTGAAGCAGTGAATAGAGTTGAGGTTTATTCTATCTTAGGAAATAAAGTTGCCGATTGGACTATTGATTCTCAAGTAGGAGTAGATGCTTCTACTTTAGATGCAGGTCTTTACATCTTGAAATTGTATGGAGTTCGTGGAACTACATCAATTCAAAAACTTATTAAAAGATAA